In Papio anubis isolate 15944 unplaced genomic scaffold, Panubis1.0 scaffold1219, whole genome shotgun sequence, the following proteins share a genomic window:
- the LOC110742093 gene encoding LOW QUALITY PROTEIN: protein FAM131C (The sequence of the model RefSeq protein was modified relative to this genomic sequence to represent the inferred CDS: inserted 4 bases in 2 codons; substituted 2 bases at 2 genomic stop codons) has translation MRGQTPTSQSTRRLTPIPAQGRRTRAICQDSVPGPAWSSLSSCFRTNRCWDPWQRCFQTTNGYLSDSRSCPSNYNVAALATSSLVGVVQSIKDHHSQSPRPWARGRVAHLIERKAXSAQRAGWEPSPAEDAAYCCLPRAAEARFLPGVAEQLAITEATLEPWSSLXRRGVAPENSPQGILQLQDLESIYLQDSLPSGLAGXQLRPSPRPAPPXELSSLEEPPALLASRSPQPRELQHRVRPGHQGPEGGHTPLPPVDSVPPGR, from the exons ATGAGAGGGCAGACCCCGACCTCACAGAGCACCAGAAGGCTGACCCCCATCCCCGCCCAGGGCCGCAGGACTCGGGCCATCTGCCAGGACAGCGTGCCAGGCCCTGCCtggtcctctctctcctcttgttTTAGGACAAACAGATGTTGGGATCCTTGGCAG AGGTGCTTCCAGACCACCAACGGCTACCTGTCCGACTCCAGGTCCTGCCCCAGCAACTACAATGTGGCAGCCCTGGCCACCTCGTCCCTTGTGG GGGTGGTGCAGAGCATCAAGGACCACCACTCACAAAGCCCACGGCCATGGGCCCGAGGCCGCGTGGCCCACCTCATCGAGCGGAAGGC GAGTGCCCAGCGGGCAGGCTGGGAGCCGTCCCCAGCCGAGGACGCAGCATATTGCTGCCTCCCACGAGCTGCGGAGGCCCGCTT CCTCCCAGGGGTCGCCGAGCAGCTTGCCATCACAGAGGCTACACTTGAGCCTTGGTCCTCGCT ACGACGAGGAGTTGCACCCGAGAACAGCCCCCAGGGCATCCTCCAGCTCCAAG ATCTGGAGAGCATCTACCTTCAGGACAGCCTTCCCAGTGGCCTCGCAGGATGACAGCTCAGGCCTTCTCCTCGTCCAGCCCCTCCCTGAGAGCTGTCCTCACTGGAGGAGCCCCCAGCACTGCTGGCATCCCGCAGCCCCCAGCCCAGAGAGCTGCAGCATCGAGTGCGGCCTGGGCACCAAGGACCTGAGGGTGGACACACCCCACTGCCTCCTGTGGACAGCGTTCCGCCTGGGAGGTGA